In the genome of Rhizobium rhizogenes, one region contains:
- a CDS encoding sugar ABC transporter substrate-binding protein — MKTTVSALLGALALGVSFASVASAADTSVCLITKTDTNPFFVKMKEGATAKAKELGVTLKSYAGKIDGDSESQVAAIETCIADGAKGILITASDTKGIVPAVQKARDAGLLVIALDTPLEPVDAADSTFATDNLLAGELIGKWAAGTLGDKAKDAKIAFLNLTPSQPTVDVLRNQGFMKGFGIDVKDINKIGDEDDPRIVGHDVTNGNEEGGRAAMENLLQKDPTINVVHTINEPAAAGAYEALKAVGREKDVLIVSVDGGCPGVKNVAEGVIGATSQQYPLLMAALGVEAVKKFADTGEKPKPTEGKNFVDTGVKLVTDKPVNGLDSIDTKEGLNKCWG, encoded by the coding sequence ATGAAGACCACTGTTTCCGCTCTTTTGGGCGCGCTTGCGCTTGGCGTTTCTTTTGCTTCCGTCGCGTCCGCCGCCGATACGTCGGTTTGCCTCATTACCAAGACCGACACCAATCCCTTCTTCGTCAAGATGAAGGAAGGCGCGACCGCCAAGGCCAAAGAACTCGGCGTGACGCTGAAATCCTATGCTGGCAAGATTGATGGCGATTCCGAAAGCCAGGTAGCTGCCATCGAGACCTGCATCGCCGATGGCGCCAAGGGTATTCTCATCACCGCGTCGGACACCAAGGGCATCGTTCCGGCCGTGCAGAAGGCCCGTGATGCCGGTCTTCTGGTGATCGCCCTCGACACGCCTCTGGAGCCCGTCGATGCCGCCGATTCCACTTTCGCCACCGATAATCTCCTGGCTGGCGAACTGATCGGCAAATGGGCGGCCGGCACGCTCGGTGACAAGGCCAAGGACGCGAAAATCGCCTTCCTCAACCTTACCCCCTCCCAGCCGACTGTGGATGTGCTGCGCAACCAGGGCTTCATGAAAGGCTTTGGCATTGATGTGAAGGACATCAACAAGATCGGCGACGAAGACGATCCGCGCATCGTCGGCCATGACGTCACCAACGGCAATGAAGAAGGCGGCCGTGCGGCGATGGAAAACCTGCTGCAGAAGGATCCGACTATCAACGTCGTTCACACCATCAATGAGCCCGCAGCTGCCGGTGCTTATGAGGCGCTGAAGGCGGTGGGCCGCGAAAAGGACGTTCTGATCGTTTCCGTCGATGGCGGTTGCCCTGGTGTGAAGAACGTTGCGGAAGGCGTGATCGGCGCGACCTCGCAGCAATACCCGCTGTTGATGGCGGCTCTCGGCGTCGAAGCCGTCAAAAAGTTTGCCGATACGGGTGAAAAGCCGAAGCCGACCGAAGGCAAGAATTTCGTCGATACCGGTGTGAAGCTGGTGACCGACAAGCCGGTCAATGGCCTCGACTCGATCGACACGAAGGAAGGTCTCAACAAGTGCTGGGGTTGA
- a CDS encoding ABC transporter permease — protein sequence MSDQPVRAQPHNEFEKVLSGSSTQVAAFDTHDKSALEKFQHFLHSSPAAVPLIVLVLSLAVFGLLLGGKFFSAFSLTLILQQVAIVGIVGAAQSLVILTAGIDLSVGAIMVLSSVVMGQFTFRYGLPAELSILCGLAVGAFCGFINGVLVSRMRLPPFIVTLGMWQIVLATNFLYSANETIRAQDIAQQAPILQFFGANIRFGNAVFTYGVIAMVLLVALLWYVLNRTAWGRHLYAVGDDPDAAELAGVNVKRMLTTVYTLSGLICAFAGWALIGRIGSVSPTAGQFANIESITAVVIGGLSLFGGRGSIMGMIFGALIVGVFSLGLRLIGTDPQWTYLLIGVLIIMAVAIDQWIRKVAG from the coding sequence ATGAGCGATCAGCCGGTGCGGGCTCAGCCGCATAATGAATTTGAAAAGGTGCTTTCAGGAAGTTCGACACAGGTTGCCGCTTTCGATACGCACGACAAGAGTGCGCTGGAAAAATTCCAGCATTTTCTCCATTCCAGTCCGGCGGCTGTGCCGCTTATCGTTCTGGTGCTGTCGCTGGCTGTTTTTGGCCTGCTCCTCGGCGGCAAGTTCTTCTCGGCCTTCTCGTTGACCCTCATCCTGCAGCAGGTCGCGATCGTCGGCATCGTTGGCGCAGCGCAGTCGCTGGTCATCCTGACGGCGGGCATCGATCTTTCGGTCGGCGCGATCATGGTTCTGTCTTCCGTCGTCATGGGGCAGTTTACCTTCCGCTATGGCTTGCCGGCGGAGCTTTCCATTCTCTGTGGTCTCGCCGTTGGCGCATTCTGCGGTTTCATCAATGGCGTACTGGTCTCGCGCATGCGCCTGCCGCCCTTCATCGTCACGCTCGGCATGTGGCAGATCGTGCTGGCGACCAACTTCCTTTATTCCGCGAATGAGACGATCCGCGCACAGGATATCGCCCAGCAGGCGCCGATCCTGCAATTCTTCGGCGCCAATATCCGTTTCGGCAATGCGGTCTTCACCTACGGCGTCATCGCCATGGTCCTGCTCGTCGCCCTGCTCTGGTATGTGCTGAACCGCACCGCCTGGGGTCGCCATCTTTATGCTGTCGGTGACGATCCGGATGCCGCCGAACTTGCCGGTGTCAACGTCAAGCGCATGCTGACGACCGTTTACACCCTGTCCGGTCTCATCTGCGCCTTTGCCGGTTGGGCCCTCATCGGCCGCATCGGCTCGGTTTCACCGACCGCCGGCCAATTTGCCAATATCGAATCCATCACTGCGGTGGTTATCGGCGGCCTGTCGCTGTTCGGCGGGCGCGGCTCCATCATGGGCATGATCTTCGGCGCCCTGATCGTCGGTGTCTTTTCGCTCGGCCTCAGGCTCATCGGAACCGACCCGCAATGGACCTATCTGTTGATCGGCGTCCTTATCATCATGGCTGTCGCAATCGACCAGTGGATCAGAAAGGTAGCAGGCTGA
- a CDS encoding ATP-binding cassette domain-containing protein yields the protein MAKEPILTARNLVKRYGRVTALDHADFDLYPGEILAVIGDNGAGKSSLIKAISGAVTPDEGEIRLEGQPVQFRSPIEARKAGIETVYQNLALSPALSIADNMFLGREIRKPGIQGSLFRALDRPAMEKFAREKLSELGLMTIQNINQAVETLSGGQRQGVAVARAAAFGSKVVILDEPTAALGVKESRRVLELILDVRSRGLPIVLISHNMPHVFEVADRIHIHRLGKRLCVINPKDYSMSDAVAFMTGAKEAPKETLAA from the coding sequence ATGGCAAAAGAACCCATTCTCACAGCACGCAATCTCGTCAAACGTTATGGCCGCGTGACCGCCCTCGACCATGCCGATTTCGATCTCTATCCGGGTGAAATCCTGGCCGTGATCGGCGACAATGGCGCCGGCAAATCCTCGCTTATCAAGGCGATTTCCGGCGCGGTGACGCCCGATGAGGGAGAGATCAGGCTGGAAGGCCAGCCCGTCCAGTTCCGCTCGCCGATCGAGGCGCGCAAGGCGGGCATCGAGACGGTGTATCAGAACCTCGCGCTGTCGCCGGCGCTTTCCATAGCCGACAATATGTTCCTCGGCCGGGAAATCCGTAAACCCGGCATTCAGGGTAGCCTGTTCCGGGCGCTGGATCGCCCGGCCATGGAAAAATTCGCCCGCGAAAAACTGTCGGAACTCGGCCTGATGACGATCCAGAACATCAATCAGGCGGTGGAAACCCTCTCCGGCGGCCAGCGTCAGGGTGTGGCCGTGGCGCGCGCGGCGGCTTTCGGCTCCAAGGTCGTCATCCTCGACGAGCCGACGGCGGCGCTGGGCGTCAAGGAAAGCCGCCGTGTTCTGGAGCTTATTCTGGATGTGCGCTCCCGCGGCCTGCCGATCGTTCTCATCTCGCATAACATGCCGCATGTCTTCGAGGTCGCGGATCGCATCCATATCCATCGGCTCGGCAAGCGCCTGTGCGTCATCAATCCGAAGGACTACTCCATGTCCGACGCCGTCGCCTTCATGACCGGCGCCAAGGAAGCGCCGAAGGAAACGCTTGCCGCATGA
- a CDS encoding nucleoside triphosphate hydrolase — protein sequence MTLKLETIAEDVLRRAEGKSRFIIAIAGPPGAGKSTLADALYGALLARGETAAVLPMDGFHMDNGILEERGLLPRKGAPETFDVRGFLDIVSAVRKGGQEVLVPVFDRSREIAIASARAIAPETRFILAEGNYLLLNEAPWTALSESFDLTIFVGPSVAVLEERLRNRWQGYGLDADAIHAKLFKNDLPNGKRVIENARSADIRIDIWE from the coding sequence ATGACGCTGAAGCTTGAGACGATCGCCGAAGACGTTCTTCGGCGGGCAGAGGGCAAATCCCGTTTTATCATTGCCATTGCCGGTCCCCCTGGGGCCGGCAAATCCACGCTGGCGGACGCGCTTTATGGTGCTTTGCTGGCGCGGGGCGAAACCGCCGCCGTGCTGCCCATGGATGGCTTCCATATGGACAATGGCATCCTTGAAGAGCGCGGGCTGCTGCCGCGCAAGGGCGCGCCCGAAACGTTCGATGTGCGTGGCTTCCTCGATATCGTCTCTGCCGTCCGCAAGGGCGGGCAGGAAGTGCTTGTCCCGGTTTTCGACCGTTCCCGCGAGATCGCCATAGCGTCTGCCCGGGCGATTGCGCCGGAAACACGCTTTATCCTTGCTGAAGGCAATTATCTGCTGCTGAACGAGGCGCCGTGGACGGCACTTTCCGAGAGCTTCGACCTCACCATTTTCGTTGGGCCATCCGTCGCCGTGCTTGAGGAGAGGCTGCGCAACAGATGGCAGGGCTATGGTCTCGATGCGGATGCGATCCATGCCAAACTTTTTAAAAACGATCTTCCCAACGGAAAAAGGGTGATCGAGAACGCCCGTTCTGCCGATATTCGCATCGATATCTGGGAATAG
- the nrdH gene encoding glutaredoxin-like protein NrdH, translating to MTVTVYSKPACVQCTATYRALDRIGVPYEIVDISEDADALDHVRGLGYMQVPVVVAGERHWAGFRPDMIGSIS from the coding sequence ATGACCGTCACCGTTTACAGCAAGCCCGCCTGCGTCCAATGCACCGCCACCTATCGCGCGCTCGACCGCATCGGCGTCCCCTATGAGATCGTCGATATTTCCGAAGATGCGGATGCGCTCGATCATGTCCGGGGTCTCGGTTACATGCAGGTTCCCGTCGTTGTCGCCGGCGAACGGCATTGGGCGGGTTTCCGGCCTGATATGATCGGCTCGATCAGCTGA
- the nrdI gene encoding class Ib ribonucleoside-diphosphate reductase assembly flavoprotein NrdI: protein MGLIVYYSSRSENTHRFLLKLGRRLFRLPLGAEEDVPHVSEPYVLVTPTYGGGGPKGAVPKPVIRFLNEPSNRNLIRGVIAAGNTNFGAAFASAGDIVSRKCAVPFLYRFELLGTEEDVVNVKHGLERFWTR, encoded by the coding sequence ATGGGGCTGATCGTCTATTATTCCAGCCGCTCTGAAAACACCCATCGTTTTCTTCTGAAACTGGGGCGGCGATTGTTTCGCCTGCCGCTCGGCGCTGAAGAAGATGTGCCCCATGTATCGGAGCCCTATGTGCTCGTCACCCCCACCTATGGGGGCGGCGGCCCGAAAGGGGCCGTGCCCAAGCCGGTCATCCGATTCTTGAACGAGCCCTCCAACCGAAATCTCATTCGCGGCGTCATCGCGGCTGGAAACACGAATTTTGGCGCAGCTTTCGCATCCGCCGGAGACATCGTCTCGCGTAAATGCGCGGTGCCGTTTCTCTATCGCTTCGAGCTTCTCGGCACGGAGGAAGATGTCGTCAACGTCAAACATGGATTGGAACGATTTTGGACACGCTGA
- the nrdE gene encoding class 1b ribonucleoside-diphosphate reductase subunit alpha: MDTLTSGALRKDAKQPVAASQKPVDTGLDYHALNAMLNLYDENGKIQLDKDRLAARQYFLQHVNQNTVFFHNLREKLDYLVTEGYYEQEVLDQYSFNFVRDLYDEAYARKFRFPTFLGAFKYYTSYTLKTFDGKRYLERYEDRVCMVALALARGDEQLARDLMDEIISGRFQPATPTFLNAGKKSRGELVSCFLLRVEDNMESIGRSINSALQLSKRGGGVALSLTNIREAGAPIKQIENQSSGVIPVMKLLEDSFSYANQLGARQGAGAVYLHAHHPDIMRFLDTKRENADEKIRIKTLSLGVVIPDITFELARNNEDMYLFSPYDVERVYGVPLTEISVSEKYHEMVADSRIRKKKIKAREFFQIIAEIQFESGYPYIMFEDTVNRANPVAGRISMSNLCSEILQVSEASEFNADLSYSHMGKDISCNLGSLNIAAAMDSADFGKTIATSIRALTAVSDMSHISSVPSVEKGNDASHAIGLGQMNLHGYLARERIFYGSEEGIDFTNIYFYTVTYHAIRASNRLAVERGQSFKGFENSKYASGDYFDKYTDREWLPETEKVRVLFEKAGIAIPTQEDWKALKQEVMASGLYNQNLQAVPPTGSISYINHSTSSIHPIVSKIEIRKEGKIGRVYYPASYLSNDNLEYYQDAYEIGPEKIIDTYAAATQHVDQGLSLTLFFRDTATTRDINRAQIYAWKKGIKTIYYIRLRQMALEGTQVQGCVSCTL; this comes from the coding sequence TTGGACACGCTGACCTCAGGCGCGCTGCGCAAGGACGCCAAACAGCCGGTAGCCGCAAGCCAGAAACCTGTTGATACGGGGCTGGACTACCACGCGCTGAACGCGATGCTGAACCTCTATGACGAAAACGGAAAGATCCAGCTCGACAAGGATCGCCTTGCCGCCCGGCAATATTTCCTCCAGCACGTCAACCAGAACACGGTGTTTTTCCATAACCTCAGGGAAAAGCTCGATTATCTGGTGACGGAAGGATATTACGAGCAGGAGGTTCTGGATCAGTATTCCTTCAATTTCGTCCGCGATCTCTATGACGAAGCCTATGCCCGGAAGTTCCGCTTTCCGACATTTCTCGGGGCGTTCAAATATTACACCTCCTACACGCTGAAGACCTTCGACGGAAAACGTTATCTCGAGCGTTATGAGGATCGCGTCTGCATGGTGGCGCTGGCTCTGGCGCGCGGTGATGAGCAGCTTGCCCGTGATCTGATGGACGAGATCATTTCCGGCCGCTTCCAGCCGGCAACGCCGACCTTTCTCAACGCCGGCAAGAAGAGCCGCGGTGAGCTGGTCTCGTGTTTTCTGCTGCGCGTGGAAGACAATATGGAGAGCATCGGCCGCTCCATCAATTCCGCCCTGCAGCTTTCCAAGCGCGGTGGCGGCGTGGCGCTGTCCTTGACCAATATTCGCGAGGCCGGAGCGCCGATCAAACAGATCGAAAACCAGTCTTCCGGCGTCATCCCCGTGATGAAGCTTCTGGAAGACAGCTTTTCCTACGCCAACCAGCTTGGCGCACGCCAGGGCGCGGGTGCTGTCTATCTGCACGCCCATCACCCGGATATCATGCGCTTCCTCGATACGAAGCGCGAAAATGCGGATGAAAAAATCCGTATCAAGACCCTGTCGCTCGGTGTTGTGATCCCCGATATTACCTTTGAACTCGCCCGCAACAATGAGGATATGTACCTGTTCTCGCCTTATGATGTGGAGCGAGTTTATGGCGTGCCGTTGACAGAGATTTCAGTCAGCGAAAAATATCATGAGATGGTCGCCGACAGCCGCATCCGCAAGAAGAAGATCAAGGCGCGCGAATTCTTCCAGATCATCGCTGAAATCCAGTTCGAGAGCGGTTACCCCTACATCATGTTCGAGGATACGGTGAACCGCGCCAATCCGGTCGCCGGCCGTATCAGCATGAGCAATCTCTGCTCGGAAATCCTGCAGGTCAGCGAGGCGAGCGAGTTCAATGCCGATCTCTCCTACAGCCACATGGGCAAGGATATTTCGTGCAATCTCGGTTCGCTCAATATTGCCGCCGCAATGGATTCCGCCGATTTCGGCAAGACGATCGCAACGTCCATCCGGGCGCTGACGGCGGTGTCGGATATGAGCCATATCTCCTCCGTGCCCTCGGTGGAAAAGGGTAATGACGCCAGCCACGCCATCGGGCTTGGCCAGATGAACCTGCACGGTTATCTGGCGCGCGAACGCATTTTCTATGGCTCCGAAGAGGGCATCGATTTCACCAATATCTATTTCTACACGGTGACCTATCACGCTATCCGTGCGAGCAACCGGCTGGCGGTGGAAAGAGGCCAGAGCTTCAAAGGCTTTGAAAATTCCAAATATGCTTCCGGCGACTATTTCGACAAATATACCGACCGGGAATGGCTGCCGGAGACCGAGAAGGTGAGGGTGCTGTTCGAAAAGGCCGGAATTGCCATTCCGACGCAGGAAGACTGGAAGGCCTTGAAGCAGGAGGTCATGGCGTCTGGCCTCTATAACCAGAACCTTCAGGCCGTGCCACCCACCGGCTCGATCTCCTATATCAACCACTCCACCTCTTCCATTCATCCGATTGTCTCGAAGATCGAAATCCGCAAAGAGGGCAAGATTGGCCGAGTTTATTACCCGGCTTCTTATCTCTCGAACGACAATCTCGAATATTACCAGGATGCCTATGAAATCGGCCCTGAAAAGATCATCGATACCTATGCGGCGGCTACCCAGCATGTCGATCAGGGCCTGTCGCTGACGCTGTTCTTCCGCGATACCGCCACAACGCGCGATATCAACCGGGCGCAGATCTACGCCTGGAAGAAGGGCATCAAGACCATCTACTACATCCGTTTGCGCCAGATGGCGCTGGAAGGCACGCAGGTTCAGGGCTGCGTTTCCTGCACGCTCTGA
- the nrdF gene encoding class 1b ribonucleoside-diphosphate reductase subunit beta — MNIAVKPVSRIRAVNWNRIEDDKDLEVWNRLTSNFWLPEKVPLSNDIPSWGTLKPEEQKLTIRVFTGLTLLDTIQNGVGAVRLMADSATPHEEAVLSNISFMEAVHARSYSSIFSTLCLTPDVDDAYRWSEENEFLQRKSALIMREYDSGDPLKKKIASVFLESFLFYSGFYLPMFWSSRAKLTNTADLIRLIIRDEAVHGYYIGYKFQRAVDRLGEKERQEIKDFAFDLLLELYDNEAKYTEDLYDGVGLTEDVKQFLHYNANKALMNLGYEALFPAEACRVNPAILSALSPNADENHDFFSGSGSSYVIGKAVATEDEDWDF, encoded by the coding sequence ATGAATATCGCCGTAAAACCCGTGTCCCGCATCCGCGCGGTCAACTGGAACCGCATCGAGGACGACAAGGACCTCGAAGTGTGGAACCGCCTGACCTCGAATTTCTGGTTGCCGGAAAAGGTGCCGCTCTCCAATGACATCCCCTCCTGGGGAACACTGAAGCCGGAAGAGCAGAAGCTGACGATCCGCGTCTTCACCGGGCTGACATTGCTCGACACTATCCAGAACGGCGTCGGCGCCGTGCGCCTGATGGCGGATTCGGCAACGCCGCATGAGGAGGCGGTGCTTTCCAACATCTCCTTCATGGAGGCCGTGCACGCCCGTTCCTATTCGTCGATCTTCTCGACACTGTGCCTCACCCCTGATGTCGACGATGCCTATCGCTGGTCCGAGGAAAACGAGTTCCTGCAGCGCAAATCGGCGCTCATCATGCGGGAATATGACAGTGGTGACCCGCTAAAAAAGAAGATCGCCAGCGTGTTTCTGGAAAGCTTCCTGTTCTATTCCGGCTTCTATCTGCCGATGTTCTGGTCAAGCCGCGCCAAGCTCACCAACACGGCGGATTTGATCCGTCTGATCATCCGCGACGAGGCCGTGCACGGTTATTACATCGGCTACAAGTTCCAGCGGGCGGTGGATCGGCTCGGTGAGAAGGAAAGACAGGAGATCAAGGATTTTGCCTTCGACCTGCTTCTGGAGCTTTACGACAACGAGGCGAAATATACCGAAGACCTTTATGACGGTGTCGGCCTGACGGAGGACGTCAAGCAGTTCCTGCATTACAATGCCAACAAGGCCCTGATGAATCTGGGCTACGAGGCGCTGTTTCCGGCCGAGGCCTGCCGGGTCAATCCGGCAATCCTCTCCGCGCTCTCGCCCAATGCTGACGAAAACCACGACTTCTTCTCCGGTTCCGGCTCGTCCTATGTCATTGGCAAGGCGGTCGCCACTGAGGACGAGGACTGGGATTTCTGA
- a CDS encoding alpha/beta hydrolase translates to MRLVFSLLLTLGLLSSCAGRPGADVLQAVNTRTHDTKIVTAYVASTREKNEDAKKGFGTQRAMQPNYASFDISIPPSHKSGKIEWSSGKPDPNKDFVVTRADMLTKARFTADLGDVARSGKQIALFVHGYNYSYQEALFRAAQMAADAKMDGVPLVFSWPSQANVAGYVADKESATFSRDALAALLTDLTRQTPRKSVVVFGHSMGGWLVMEALRQLRLEGRNDVIAKLQVVLAAPDIDADVFRKQIEVVGRLSPPLTVLVSKDDRALKASSILGADVTRIGALDVTDPQVQEAALKEGVQFIDISKLEASDPLNHDRYAALASMVPQLESSRRGGDINSAGAFVFDAIGATVSSPFRLASQVVNPQ, encoded by the coding sequence ATGCGTCTTGTCTTTTCGCTGCTTCTCACTCTCGGTCTTCTTTCATCCTGCGCAGGCCGGCCCGGGGCGGACGTGCTACAGGCCGTAAACACCAGGACCCACGACACGAAAATCGTGACGGCCTATGTGGCCAGCACGCGGGAGAAAAACGAGGATGCGAAAAAGGGCTTCGGCACCCAGCGTGCGATGCAGCCAAACTACGCAAGCTTCGATATTTCCATTCCGCCCAGTCATAAAAGCGGGAAAATCGAATGGTCGAGCGGCAAGCCGGATCCGAACAAGGATTTTGTCGTCACGCGGGCCGATATGCTGACGAAAGCGCGCTTCACTGCCGATCTGGGCGACGTGGCCCGATCCGGCAAGCAGATCGCGCTTTTTGTGCATGGCTATAATTACAGCTATCAGGAAGCCCTGTTCCGGGCGGCGCAAATGGCTGCCGACGCCAAGATGGACGGCGTGCCGCTGGTATTTTCCTGGCCATCACAGGCCAATGTCGCCGGCTATGTCGCCGACAAGGAATCTGCGACCTTTTCACGCGATGCGCTCGCCGCATTGTTGACCGACCTTACCCGTCAGACCCCGCGAAAGAGCGTCGTCGTGTTCGGCCACAGCATGGGCGGCTGGCTGGTCATGGAAGCCCTGCGGCAATTGCGCCTTGAGGGCAGGAACGATGTCATCGCCAAGCTGCAGGTGGTGCTGGCTGCGCCTGACATCGACGCCGATGTCTTCCGCAAGCAGATCGAAGTGGTCGGCAGGCTCAGCCCGCCACTTACCGTTCTCGTTTCCAAAGACGACCGCGCCCTTAAGGCATCCTCCATTCTGGGCGCGGATGTCACCCGCATCGGCGCGCTTGACGTGACCGACCCGCAGGTGCAGGAGGCCGCCCTGAAGGAGGGCGTGCAATTCATCGATATTTCCAAACTCGAGGCTTCCGATCCGCTCAACCATGACCGCTATGCGGCGCTGGCCTCCATGGTGCCGCAGCTGGAATCCAGCAGGCGCGGGGGCGACATCAACAGTGCGGGTGCCTTCGTGTTCGATGCGATCGGCGCAACCGTCTCCAGCCCCTTCCGCCTTGCAAGCCAGGTGGTGAACCCGCAGTAA
- the recF gene encoding DNA replication/repair protein RecF (All proteins in this family for which functions are known are DNA-binding proteins that assist the filamentation of RecA onto DNA for the initiation of recombination or recombinational repair.), translating to MTNKVSLLRLKLTDFRNYAAAALALDDRHVVLTGDNGSGKTNLLEAVSFLSPGRGLRRATLSDVTRVGAEATGFSIFADVEGMDGDVAIGTGVEGDGEVVSRRLRLNGTPVKSVDELTDHLRVLWLTPAMDGLFTGSSSDRRRFLDRLVLSLDPAHGRRAGDFEKAMRGRNRLLSEGRFDPVWLDGIEKQMAELGISMAVARYEMLGLLKSLIEGRAGNAVFPSAALALSGFMDDGLNRPAVDLEDEYRLMLRDGRYRDAAAGRTLDGPHRVDLFVRHAEKDMEAERCSTGEQKALLVGLVLAHAQLTANMTGYAPVLLLDEIAAHLDEGRRAALFDLIHALGGQSFMTGTDAAMFSALGERAQFLNVSHGSITA from the coding sequence ATGACGAACAAGGTGTCGCTTTTACGGCTGAAACTCACGGACTTCCGCAACTATGCGGCGGCGGCGCTTGCGCTTGATGACCGGCATGTGGTGCTGACGGGCGACAACGGTTCCGGCAAGACCAATCTGCTGGAGGCTGTCTCTTTCCTCTCGCCCGGAAGGGGCCTGCGCCGGGCCACCCTGTCGGATGTGACGCGGGTTGGTGCGGAGGCAACCGGTTTTTCGATCTTTGCCGATGTCGAGGGCATGGACGGCGATGTCGCCATCGGTACCGGAGTTGAAGGGGACGGCGAGGTGGTGTCGCGTCGTCTGAGGCTGAACGGTACGCCGGTAAAATCCGTCGACGAACTGACCGATCATCTGCGGGTTCTGTGGCTGACACCCGCCATGGATGGCCTTTTTACCGGCTCATCATCGGACCGCCGACGTTTTCTCGACAGGCTGGTACTATCGCTTGATCCGGCCCACGGGCGGCGGGCGGGCGATTTTGAAAAGGCCATGCGTGGCCGCAACCGCCTGCTTTCGGAAGGTCGCTTCGATCCGGTATGGCTGGACGGTATCGAAAAACAGATGGCCGAACTCGGCATCTCGATGGCGGTTGCCCGTTATGAAATGCTTGGCCTGTTGAAGAGCCTGATTGAGGGACGGGCGGGCAATGCCGTCTTTCCGTCGGCGGCGCTTGCGCTCTCCGGTTTCATGGACGACGGGCTCAATCGCCCTGCCGTCGATCTGGAAGATGAATATAGGCTTATGTTGCGCGACGGCCGGTATCGTGACGCCGCCGCCGGCCGCACCCTGGATGGGCCGCACCGTGTTGATCTCTTCGTGCGTCATGCGGAAAAGGATATGGAAGCCGAACGTTGTTCGACGGGTGAGCAGAAAGCGCTTCTGGTGGGGCTGGTGCTTGCCCATGCGCAGCTCACCGCCAATATGACCGGCTATGCGCCGGTTCTGCTGCTGGACGAGATCGCCGCCCATCTGGACGAGGGCAGGCGGGCCGCTTTGTTCGATCTCATCCACGCGCTTGGCGGCCAGAGTTTCATGACCGGGACCGATGCGGCCATGTTTTCCGCTCTCGGCGAACGCGCGCAATTCTTGAATGTTTCCCACGGGAGCATCACGGCATGA
- a CDS encoding molybdopterin-synthase adenylyltransferase MoeB, producing the protein MDPLSPEEIERYKRHILLPEIGGAGQQRLKAARVLVIGAGGLGAPVLHYLAAAGVGTLGMIDDDVVSLSNLQRQVIHDTGTIGELKTESARKAIARLNPQVRTLAYEERFSQVWAHDHLPSFDLLIDGSDNFDTRYAAADAAETVKRPLVTGAVGRFDGSVTVLKPYETNAEGTLLPGYRDLFPEPPPQGLIPNCAETGIVGALTGVIGTLMAMEAIKVITGAGEPLIGRLLLYDALSARFETVRYKRRPGGRKP; encoded by the coding sequence ATGGATCCGCTGAGCCCGGAAGAAATCGAACGCTACAAGCGCCACATCCTGCTGCCGGAAATCGGCGGAGCCGGCCAGCAGCGGCTGAAGGCGGCGCGGGTGCTGGTCATTGGCGCGGGCGGCCTCGGCGCGCCCGTCCTTCATTATCTCGCCGCCGCCGGTGTCGGCACGCTCGGCATGATCGATGACGATGTGGTTTCCCTCTCCAATCTCCAGCGGCAGGTGATCCACGACACCGGCACCATCGGTGAGCTGAAAACGGAAAGTGCCCGCAAGGCCATAGCGCGGCTTAATCCGCAGGTCCGCACGCTTGCTTATGAGGAGCGCTTTTCGCAGGTCTGGGCGCATGACCATCTGCCCTCCTTCGATCTCCTGATCGATGGTTCGGATAATTTCGATACGCGTTATGCCGCCGCCGATGCAGCGGAGACTGTGAAGAGGCCGCTGGTCACCGGCGCCGTCGGCCGTTTCGATGGCTCTGTCACCGTATTGAAACCTTATGAAACCAACGCCGAGGGCACTCTTCTGCCGGGTTATCGCGATCTGTTCCCGGAGCCGCCGCCGCAGGGTCTCATTCCCAATTGCGCGGAAACGGGCATTGTCGGCGCGCTGACCGGGGTCATCGGCACCCTCATGGCCATGGAGGCAATCAAGGTGATCACCGGTGCCGGTGAACCGCTGATCGGCCGTCTGCTGCTTTATGATGCCCTGTCGGCCCGCTTTGAAACGGTGCGTTACAAACGCCGGCCAGGGGGAAGGAAACCATGA